Genomic segment of Mercurialis annua linkage group LG6, ddMerAnnu1.2, whole genome shotgun sequence:
ATTTCTGCCGTtgtttactttgaaaatttccACTCCATTCAGTCTTGCATCATAGTATTCTGATTTTAATACCGAGTCTGTGTTAGGGTGAAGTTCCAGCCATAGATCTTGAAAATTCATTTCTGTCATTTGCGAAATCAATACGATAAAGTATACACAGGAACGCCTTGTCCGTTGCTCCACGAAATTATATCAGCTTGATCTACAGCAGTTTCATTGTTGATAAATATTTGAAACACCCTCTGGTTTACCTTTGTTATTGATCGATCAAGCTCGCAGAAATGGAGTCTCACAAGATACTTAAATCCAGTCTCCACAGGAAAATACCAGCTTAAGTTATAATTTACGTTGATTGCATAATTATTACCCATATAACGCGCAGTTCGATACACTAATTCGGGTGCAGAATATGCGGGTACATCTGATGTATATCTAACTGTAAGATCAAAATCAAAGGCCTGCTCTCCATAAGCTGCTCCATATATGTACTGTTGGTCTCTCGTCCATGTCCGAAACAAACCTGAATCTTGTTTAGGAGAAACATCATCCCCTCCTACATTTATTCTGTAGACTGTCTCTAGTGATGATTCCTCGTCGAATATGATAACTGCTCCAGGATACCCAACTAAAGGAAGAGGAACATCATTTTCTCCCTTTATATAAAGACGCAACGGCATTGAAACTACTTCAATTCCGTTTACGAAAGCAAATGCATCAGAATCATTCGATGAAGGGGTGAATGTTAGATGAAGTGAGTTGTTTTGAACTTGAATTATGAATTCTTTAAAGACTGTGTACACGTTCCTGTAATCTGCAGCAAGAGTGGCACTAAAGTTGCTAAGTAAGGTACGGTTATCACCATCCGAAACAGAGAGAAACGCTTTGAATAGGATGATGGATAGAAGTGAATCCAAACAAATTTAGGACCTGGTGTTACATTGAAGATGTAGGTGAATTTGGAGTAGAATAACCTAGCAGTTTTGTAAGGAACTTCAGGAATGCCAATGGCGTCATCTACGGGAGAGGCCGTAGAGATGTTGTGTGAGCTGACATCCCCAGTCCAGTTCCGGCCATCAAAGGAGACTGTATGTAGATCAACGGAACCGCAATCAATAGCAATGTTTTCCACGGGCATATAAGGAGGATTGACTACTTCAGAAATGGCGGGTTTTATCAGAATGAAGGAGAAGTAGATCAGGTGAAGACAAATGAATTTGAGCAAGGTCTTAGAGCCTGTGTTCATGGTGTTGTTTCTTTTTTTACTAACAACAGAAAACTGATTGTTTCTTTATTGATTTTCAAAGATCTTTTTCAAACAAGTGTAGTGACAGATGAAGAATTCTGTAGCACATGCAGATGATAAAAGAATTATTATCTTCATGAATACTTGTTAAAAACCGTGTGGAAAATTTAGTGTGCAGCCCCACATTTAGACAATTTGGCATATATTTCAACTAAAACACGCATCAGAATTAATTCTGTCACTCATTATTTGATATCTGTCGCCTTCAATATCCCCACTCATATTGACTATCTGATGCCTAAGACTTAGCATTTGAATGGTCAAAAAATAGTGAGGTGGCTGATATGGACAAATGCATGTATATTTAGTTTCATTTGCCGTGTATGATTCTGTTAACTTGTGAGACTTTTTAAGATACTCTAGAAgcttaaattatgtattttgtatttgttttttttggtaTGCTGGCAGATTACTGTTCAGCATGTGATGTTAGGTTACTGATTAGATTAGGATTAGAAGTATGGCTGAAAGTATGGCTGGAAGTATGGTAATGTAAGGTGGAGATGTCCATGTAATGATTATTTTGATTATGTAATCTCCTATATATATCTATGAAATCAAGAACAGATGTGAGTTAGAGGAAAAATGAATGTTAAAATTTATGTGCtgtttatatttttcttctctGCTCAAAACTCTAACATGATATCAGAGCTATATTCTTAAGGGCTGTGAGgttaaaaaacaacaaatcattGAGAGATTTTGAGAGATAAAACACTTGCTCTTGAGAGTTTAAACACTATTGAGAGATTTTATGGCCACAGGAAGTAATTCAGCTCCTGTTATTCCTCAGTTTTCTGGGGAAAATTATCAAATATGGGTTGTTAAAATGAGATATTATTTGAGGTCTCAAGGATTATGGGAGATTGTAGATGAAGATAAGCAAGTTCCACCACTGAGAGCAAATCCCACGCTGGCGCAAATCAAGCTACACGAGGAGGAGAAGATGAAAAGAGATAAAGCTATCACTTTCCTTCATTCAGCTTTGTCAGATGCAATATTTACAAGCATAATGCATCTTGAAACAGCCAAGCAAATATGGGATGAATTGAAAGAAAGATTTGAAGGAAATGAAAGAGTCAAGTCAGTGAAGTTATTAACTCTCAAAAGAGAGTTTGAACTCTTTAAAATGAAAGAGGATGAATCAGTTAAAGATTATTCTTCAAAGCTGCTGGAACTAGTGAATCAAATGAGGCTTTATGGTGAGGTTGTTGAAGACTTCAAAGTGGTGGAGAAAATACTGATCAGCTTACCGGAGAAATTTGAAGCAAAGGTTACTGCTATTGAAGAATCATGTGATCTAAAGAGGCTCACAATTTCAGAAATGATAAGCAAATTGCAGGCTCAAGAACAAAGGAACTCTATGAGAAATGTTGATGTATCTGAAGGAGCATTTCAAGCAAAACAAACAGGAGAACGGTCTTCGACAGTGAATCAAAAATGGCTGAAACATGAAAAAAAACAGTGGTGACAGTaaggaaaaaggaaaaatgggTGAGAACTCAAATGCATCAGCTGAAAGTAAGAACTTTTCTCCTTGTTCTATATGCAAAAGAACAAATCATTTGGCTAAAGATTGCTGGTATAAAGGGAAGCCTCAAATTCAATGTCATTATTGTAAGAAATGGGGGCATAAGGAGATGTTTTGCAAagctaaacaaaatcaaactccAATGCAAGTTGCCCAACAAGTCAACTTTGTCGATGAGCAACCTCAAACTGAAGAACAATTATTCATGGCTGCCCAAATGTGTTATTCAGCTCCAAAGGACGTGTGGTGTGTGGACAGTGGTTGTACAAATCACATGGCAAAAGATGAAAGCTTCTTCACTTATCTCGATGGGGCGAGAAGCAAAGTAAAGCTCGGAAATGGGGATATAGTTCAAGCAAAAGGAAGAGGTACAATTTCTGTTCATACTGACAAAGGTTTAAAATTGATTCATGATGTGTTGCTAGTTCCTGAGTTAGAACAAAATGTGATTAGTGTTGCTCAATTGTTAAAAGATGGCTATGATGTTTGTTTCAAGGCTGATTATTGTTTAATTGTTGATTTATGTGATGGTGGTGAGATAGTTAAGGTTAAAATGGATGGTAATAGCTTTTATCTAAAGCTTGATGTTATGAAAAATTATGGATGTAATGGAAGTATTGTCAGGTGTGATAAGTTTGAAAATGAAAGTTTCAAAACTTATACATTTATGGAAGATAATGGTATGGCTGCTGATTTTTTCAAAATGGTTGAATGTGATGATAAGCAAGATGTCAAGGATGATGAACTAAGTGTTATTTCAGCATCTCAAGCCACGGATGATGATGTTATTACTGCTGTAAATATAAAAGTTAATGGTTCATGTTTGAAAATCAAGTTAATGGCCGATGTTTTTGGAAGATGGAACTTTTGTTTTGAGGAATCAAGCACaacatttttgaaaattcaGGAGGAGTATTTGTAGAAATTAGAGCAGAGCATGAAAAACAGAGAAGATTTTTCTTAAAGCTGGAGTTCTCTAGAGTATTCTCTCAGCTTCTATATTtcttatattcaaaatatattaacttGTTTCTTACAAGGGAAGATTACATTTTGGctctaatattaaattcaaacttCTGACATAAGCCATCATTACACAAAATATTAGTTTCCCTCCAAAAACTATTACATTAGAAAGTAACTAAACATAAACTAAGTTTCCAGCAACAATCTCATTAGTTCCAACACTCCTCCTTGAGATTGATGTTGGACACTCCAAGTTGATTCTTCAAAAAATCAATTCTGGGCCTTGATAAGGACTTGGTTAACAGATCAGCAAGTTGTGACTCTGAAGAGCAGTGCTTAACCTTGATCTGCAAATTCTTTTCAGCATCTCTGACAGAATGAAACTTCACATTGATATGCTTGGTTCTCCCATGATGTACTGGGTTTTCTGCTATGGCAATTGCAGATTTATTATCGCAGAAAATTGTAGTTGCCTTCTTCAACTCAACACCAAGATCTGCTAACAATTTCCTTAGCCATATAGCTTGATTTGATGCCGCTGCAATCGAAATATATTCCGCTTCAGCTGTTGATTGAGCTACAACCTCTTGCTTCTTCGAATTCCAACATATGGCACCTGTACCAAGTGTGAAAATATAGCCTGAAGTGCTCTTCATATCATCAACACTTCCTGCCCAATCACTATCGGCGTATCCTTCCAACTCAATTTCTTTAGAACTTAAATACCAAATTCCATCACTTGAAGTGCCCTTAAGAAATTTCAGCACTCTCTTAGCAACTCCTAGATGGATATTGCTAGGTGAACTCATGAACCTTGAAAGGAGACTAGCTGGATACATCAAGTCTGGTCTTGTTGTTGTTAGATAAAGCAAACTCCCAATTATACTTCTGTAAATAGTTGGATCTTCAAGCTTTTCTCCATCACTCTTCGACAGCTTCTCATTTTGAGCTAGAGGAGCTGCAACTTCCTTACAAGCTTCAAgcttaaatttctttaaaacaTCAAGTGCATACTTCCTTTGTGAGATAAATATCCCCGATGAGCATTGATAAATTTCTATGCCGAGGAAGTAATTCACCAAACCCAAATCTGACATCTCAAAAACATTCTTCATCTGCTTCTTAAAATCAGCCACAACCTTTTCGTCGTTGCCGGTAACAAGGAGGTCGTCGACATATAAAGACAATACCAGCTTTAAATCATTATCTTCATGCTTTAAGTATAAGGTAGGCTCATTTTCGCTCCTCCTAAATCCTTGTTGGATTAGGTGCGCATCTATTTTCTGATACCAGGCCCTTGGAGCCTGCTTAAGGCCATACAATGCTTTCTTGAGCCTATAAACTTTGTACTCCATATAATGTACTTCGAAACCTTCAGGCTGACATACATAAATCTCCTCTTGAAGTTCTCCATTCAAGAATGCAGACTTTACATCTAAGTGGAACACTTTCCAACTCTTTTGGGCAGCAAATGACAATAGCAACTTGATTGTATCATGTCTTGCCACGGGAGCAAATGTGTCTCCGTAATCAATACCAGCAACTTGAGAATACCCTTTCACAACCAATCTCGCCTTGTACTTGTGTATTGAGCCATCCGGATTAAATTTGGTCCGATAAACCCACTTAACACCAATAGCATGCTTATTTTGCGGCAGATCAACAAGCTGCCAGGTTTGGTTTTTCTCAATCATCTCAATTTCATCTTTCATAGCTGCAATCCACTCTGGATTCTTGGAAGCTTCAGCAAAACTGCTTGGTTCGGCAAAGACAAAGTTGCATCTTTCATACACTTCAGCTAAAGGTCTGCTTCTTATGACTGCAGAATCGGTAGTGCTTTGCACGTCAAATAATTCATCCTCATCTTCATCTTGAGGGCTGACATCAGAAATGGACAAGGAAGTAAACTCATGTTTTTGAATTTCATGTGTCTCCCAATTCCAAAATGAGTTCTCATCAAAGTTGACATCCCTACTTAACTCAACTTTTTTGCTTTTAAGATCATATATTCTGTACCCCTTTGACTCATTTGAATAACCAATAAATATGCCCTTTGCTGCTCTTTCATCAAGCTTTGTTCTTTTAACTGAAGGAATATGAAAGTAGCAAATTGAGCCAAAAACTTTAAGATGATTAACCGAAGGCTTGAGACCTGTCCAAGCTTCATAAGGAGTTTTATCCTCAACTGCCTTTGTAGCTATTCTGTTCAGCAAATAAACTGAAGTCGCTACAGCTTCTGCCCAAAACAATCTTGGCATTTTCTTCTCAAACAACATACACCTTGCCATATTCATCATTGTTCTGTTCTTTCTTTCCGAAACCCCATTTTGTTGAGGAGAATAAGGAATTGTAAACTGATGCAATACTCCTTCTTGTTGACAAAAGGACTTGAATTCCGAGGACGTGTATTCTCCCCCGTTGTCAGTTCTTAACACCTTCAACACACAACCACTTTGAGTTTCCACAAGCttcttaaaatttttaaatattgaaaatactGATGACTTGGTTTTCATGAAGTAAACCCATGTCATTCTTGTGAAGTCATCGATGAAAAGAGCAAAATATGTGCTGCCACTAATAGAGGGTGTCTGCATTGGGCCACAAATATCCGAGTGGACCAACTCAAGCTTTTGAGTAGCTCTAATGACTCCACCCTGTGGAAAAGGTGTTCTATGGGATTTGCCAAGTTTACAACCTTCACATTCAGTCTCACATGCTGTAATTTCAGGCAGATCAGAAACTAACTCTTTTTCATGCATCTGCTTCAAAGTTCTGAAATTATAATGACCCAACCGTCTATGCCATTTCATGCTATCATCTTCTTTTGCACTAAATGCGCGTGAACTAACAGCATCGAGTTTCAAATAAAAGCCATTATCATGCATTTTCACTTTTGCAACCTCAAAACCACAAGCATCTACTATGTAGCAgcatgaatttttaaaataaacacaatagccttttttaatcatttgaggCACACTTAGCAAGTTTTGATCAAGTTGTGGAATGTAAAGAACATCTGAAATAATCTTGGTACCTTGCTTAGTGTTGATTGAAATTGAGCCTCTTCCTCTTGCCTGTACAATTGAGCCATTTCCTAGCTTCACCCTTGTCTTGATAGACTGATCAAGGCTGGTGAAAATTGTTGCATCCGGTGTCATGTGACTTGTACAACCACTGTCAATGAGCCAAGTAAAATTCTGAGATGCCTTCATTGCTTGAGAAACCACAAATAAATGCTCCCCTTGCTGTTGCTGCTCCTCCTCAATAACATTGGCCTGCTGTTGAAATTGTTGTTGAGGTTGCTGACCCTTTTTGGCTCTGCAAAACTTCTCTGTGTGACCAAATTTTTTACAGAAATTGCATTTGAAATTTGGCTTTTCTTTGTTCTTGAACCAACAGTCACCCTCAGCTTGATTCTTTCTTTTGCAATGTGAGCAAGG
This window contains:
- the LOC126687580 gene encoding uncharacterized protein LOC126687580 gives rise to the protein MAESMAGRSNSAPVIPQFSGENYQIWVVKMRYYLRSQGLWEIVDEDKQVPPLRANPTLAQIKLHEEEKMKRDKAITFLHSALSDAIFTSIMHLETAKQIWDELKERFEGNERVKSVKLLTLKREFELFKMKEDESVKDYSSKLLELVNQMRLYGEVVEDFKVVEKILISLPEKFEAKVTAIEESCDLKRLTISEMISKLQAQEQRNSMRNVDVSEGAFQAKQTGERSSTVNQKWLKHEKKQW